The genomic DNA CAACGCcgacgactaccaccaccaccacaccaacaaccacaactacaccaactactaccacaactacaccaacaacaaccacaaccacaccaaccaccaccacaactacaccaacaacaaccacaccaaccaccaccacaaccacaccaacaaccacaactacaccaacgacaaccactaccacaccaacaaccaccactaccacatcaaccactaccacaaccacaccaacaaccaccactaccacaccaacaaccaccactaccacaccaaccaccaccaccaccaccacaacaacaaccaccccaccaactaccacaaccacaccaactacaactacaaccacaactacGGCAGcacccactactaccactacagaaGAAACTGCTGAAGGTATGAACTTTTTTTCAatgatttctttttatctgtttatttattttttgtctgtttatttatttatctgttttattgtttcattttattcatttactggggggagggggaggaggtgactgtccttcactaccctgtgtaccttcctgactgtccatCACTGACCTGTGTACCTTTCTGACTGTCCATCACTGACCTGTGTACCTTCCTGAATGTCCTTCACTACCCTGTGTACCTTCCTGAATGTCCTTCACTAccctgtgtaccttcctgactgtccatcactgccctgtgtaccttcctgactgtccatCACTGACCTGTGTACCTTCCTGAATGTCCTTCACTAccctgtgtaccttcctgactgtccttcactgtcctgtataccttcctgactgtccttcactggcctctgtaccttcctgactgtccttcactgccctgtgtaccttcctgactgtccttcactgccctgtgtaccttcctgactgtccttcactgccctgtgtaccttcctgaATGTCCTTCACTACCCTGTGTACCTTCCTGAATGTCCTTCACTACCCTGTGTACCTTCCTGAATGTCCATCACTGACCcgtgtaccttcctgactgtccttcactgaccTCTGTACCTTCCTGAATGTCCATCACTGACCcgtgtaccttcctgactgtccttcactgccctctgtaccttcctgactgtccttcactgacctgtgtaccttcctgactgtccttcactgtcctgtataccttcctgactgtccttcactggcctctgtaccttcctgactgtccttcactgccctgtgtaccttcctgactgtccttcactgccctgtgtaccttcctgactgtccttcactacCCTGTGTACCTTCCTGAATGTCCTTCACTAccctgtgtaccttcctgactgtccatcactgccctctgtaccttcctgactgtccatCACTAccctgtgtaccttcctgactgtccttcactgccctgtgtaccttcctgactgtccttcactgtcctgtgtaccttcctgactgtccatcactgccctgtgtaccttcctgactgtccatcactgccctgtgtaccttcctgactgtccatcactgccctgtgtaccttcctgactgtccatCACTAccctgtgtaccttcctgactgtccttcactgccctgtgtaccttcctgactgtccatCACTGTcctgtgtaccttcctgactgtccatCACTGACctctgtaccttcctgactgtccatCACTAccctgtgtaccttcctgactgtccttcactgtcctgtgtaccttcctgactgtccttcactaccctgtgtaccttcctgactgtccttcactgacctgtgtaccttcctgactgtccttcactgacctgtgtaccttcctgactgtccttcactgccctgtataccttcctgactgtccatcactgccctctgtaccttcctgactgtccatcactgccctctgtaccttcctgactgtccttcacaactctctgtaccttcctgactgtccttcactgtcctctgtaccttcctgactgtccttcactgccctgtgtaccttcctgactgtccttcactgaccTCTGTACCTTCCTGAATGTCCTTCACTGAcctgtgtaccttcctgactgtccttcactgccctgtgtaccttcctgactgtccttcactgccctgtgtaccttcctgactgtccatcactgccctgtgtaccttcctgactgtccatcactgccctctgtaccttcctgactgtccttcactgtcctgtacaccttcctgactgtccttcactgtcctgtataccttcctgactgtccatCACAACTCTCTGTACCTTACTGAatgtccttcactgccctgtgtaccttcctgactgtccttcactgccctgtgtaccttactgactgtccttcactgaccTCTGTACCTTCCTGAATGTCCATCACTgccctgtgtaccttcctgactgtccatCACTGCCCTCTGTACCTTCCTGAATGTCCATCACTgccctgtgtaccttcctgactgtccttcactgccctgtgtaccttcctgactgtccttcactgtcctgtgtaccttcctgactgtccttcactgccctctgtaccttcctgactgtccttcactgacctgtgtaccttcctgactgtccttcactgccctctgtaccttcctgaatgtccttcactgccctgtgtaccttcctgactgtccttcactgtcctgtgtaccttcctgactgtccttcactgtcctgtgtaccttcctgactgtccttcactgacctgtgtaccttcctgactgtccttcactgacctgagtaccttcctgactgtccttcactgacctgtgtaccttcctgactgtccttcactgacctatgtaccttcctgactgtccatCACTGCCCTatgtaccttcctgactgtccttcactgccctgtgtaccttcctgactgtccttcactgccctgtgtaccttcctgactgtccttcactgccctgtgtaccttcctgactgtccttcactgacctgtgtaccttcctgactgtccttcactgacctgtgtaccttcctgactgtccttcactgccctgtgtaccttcctgactgtccttcactgccctgtgtaccttcctgactgtccttcactgtcctgtataccttcctgactgtccttcactgccctgtgtaccttcctgactgtccttcactgacctgtgtaccttcctgactgtccttcactgtcctgtataccttcctgactgtccttcactgccctgtgtaccttcctgactgtccttcactgtcctgtgtaccttcctgaatgtccttcactgtcctgtgtaccttcctgactgtccttcactgacctctgtaccttcctgactgtccttcacaactctctgtaccttcctgactgtccatcactgccctgtgtaccttcctgactgtccttcactgccctgtgtaccttcctgactgtccttcactgccctgtataccttcctgactgtccttcactgccctgtgtaccttcctgactgtccttcactgtcctgtataccttcctgactgtccttcactgacctgtgtaccttcctgactgtccttcactgccctgtgtaccttcctgactgtccttcactgtcctgtaTACCTTCCTGAatgtccttcactgccctgtgtaccttcctgactgtccttcactgaccTCTGTACCTTCCTGCCTGCCCTTCACTACTGTATGTGGTACGTCAATTCGTGCAATgtatgtgagggtgggtgggagtggtaaGACATGTGggcgtgagggggaggaggagggtcaaGGCGGATGTGTATGTCGGCGTGttgaggagttggggggggggggggggggggcgggtggaaaAGCTGGTGTGCttgtctgcactttttttttttttttcatcgatctCGGTAAGAGAACAGATTTACCAAAGGGCGAAAGCAAAAATCAGTTAATCATTAATCTCTAATCTCCTCTACAGTTTCAGCAACAGGTGTATGGAGTTACACACTGTAGCGAAGaaaacggtttttttgttgttgttgtttttgttttttacttcttaaaatattttctttaaaaattaTTACAAAAGCATAGTTATGTTAGAAACATTATTGTTATAAACTACTAAAATTATGTCATTCTTGTTCCTGATTATATGATTatctcgctttgtctgtctggaaAACCAGTGTATGCATTCATCAacgttgatctctctctctctctctctctctctctctctctctctctctgtgtctctctctctctctgtctctgtctctgtctctctctctcatttattcatttcaattTCTTATTATATAAAATGCAAAAGGTATTGGTTAAAAGTGGTTCATATCGTAAGTTGTCTGCACAAGCATATATAATGTATAATATAGAATGGAGATGCAAATGAACATGGGCAACTAGCACACGTAATTGTCTTTGAAGCTACAGGTTTTGCTATTAAGTCCCTTACATCAAGGTATTGGAAGCATATATTATGGAGATTTTGATAAGATTTTTTTAgattactttttaaaattttatcaacATTGCTTTtatcagaaataaaagaaaaatgaaaaagaaaacacaatgaaAGTATTCAGCGATTTAGATTTAGAAATCGTTTACATGTCTTAAATCATTGACAGAGCAATTGAATGGACGAAGCATGTGCAACAGTATCAATTTGTGTTGTTGATAATCTAtacaaacaaatatcggcatcatttccaaaccaacattgcgcaaatttcttcaaaacggaacagagtctctgtgggcttttcaaaATACAATAGAcggagcaacacactagacgccacgttcttggctcagagatcttttcccatccctcttgcggccaatcagtggcagcctctgtgcgtgtgtgtatgtgtgtgtttgtgtgtatgtgtgggtctgtgtgtttgagtgcgtttgtgcatgcgcgagggtgtaagtgtacacaagtgtcaggagagttctgtgcacgtgcgtgtgtgtgtgtttgaggggggtggggtatgaggtatgtgtgtgtatgcatgcctacactgtgggagcaacgaaaTAATtttattggaacgtgcgggtgtgtatatataatctttgtatatatgtgtggggggttggggatgggggatatgggcgtatgtgtgtgtgcttgtacaagtaagtgttcatctgtgtgtgtatgtgtgtgggtgtgccgtgtgtgtgtgccgtagaagctgcgatacgtagcctagaaatgagtgtgtggaggaggggggtagaggaggtgcagggtaatgtgtgtgtgtgtgtgtgtgtgtgtgtgtgtgtgtgtgtgtgtgtgtgtgttggggctcatgtacgtttgtgtgtatttgactgtgctttcatgtctgtgaagctgcatgtttggtgcgtgtctgttgtgcatgtgtgggtgtatgtgtggatgtgtgtctccatgttttgcatttatttgcttatttatcatcgttgtcttatttatttatttattatcattattactactactactactactactactactttttatattataattattatttatttatttatttatttattaattttatgtacgcttatagctgacttcatcaagtttttgcgccttattcatattattagtagtggtagctgtttttgttttgttttgttttgttttgtttttttctcaaggcctgactaagcgcgttgggttacgctgctggtcgggcatctgcttggcagatgtggtgtagcgtatatggatttgtccgaacgcagtgacgcctccttgagctactgaaaactgaaaactgaaactgataatctATAGCTTTTGCGTCTGCAAGATTCACAcacgagtgtgttgtgtgtgtgtgtgtgtgtgtgtgtgtgtgtgtgtgtgtgtgtgtgtgtgtgtgtgtgtgtgtgtgaaaggtggcagaatggttaagttgCTTATCTGCCAACAAAATGTCCATCAatgtctaggttcgaatcccccggctctcgccctttctcccaagtttgactggaaaatcaaactgaatgtccagtcattcagatgagacgccGGATAAACCGACACAGGTCCcgcgcagcacgcacttagcgcactaaaaaaagaacccatggcaacaaaagcgttggcaaaattatgtgaaacGAAAGCCACTCCGGTaggtacataaacataattataagcatgcactcaaggcctgactaaacacgctgccgggttatgctgttgtcactGAGGCATCAGTTCGTATAATGTTTAATGTTTGAGGCATCTGCCTTGGAGATGTGGTGTAATCATGGATTTGtctttccgaacgcagtgacgcctccttgagaaactgaaactataagatatatatatatatatatatatatatatatatatatagagagagagagagagagagagagagagagagagagatgtgtgtgtgtgtgtgtgtgtgtgtgtgtgtgtgtgtgtgtgaatgactgatgtatttcacttcagtcttcaaacgGGGCGATGACCTTTATGAACAAACATCTGTGCCTGATCtcttatgtaatatatatatatatatatatgtgtgtgtgtgtgtgtgtgaatgactgatcaGTATACTGAtttcacttcagtcttcaaacgGGGCTATGATCTTTATGAAcaaatatctgtgtctgtgtctgagtctgagtctctcactgtgtgtgtgtgtgtgtgtgtgtgtgtgtgtgtgtgtgtgtgtgtgtgtgtgtgtgtgtgtgtgtgtgtgtgtgaatgactgatcaGTGTACTGAtttcacttcagtcttcaaacgGGGCTATGATCTTTATGAAcaaatatctgtgtctgtgtctgagtctgagtctctcactgtgtgtgtgtgtgtgtgtgtgtgtgtgtgtgtgtgtgtgtgtgtgtgtgtgtgtgtgtgtgtgtgtgcaggaggatgTCCTCCGTTCCAGTGTGGACTGGACTGTGGGCTGGCGGGTTACCAGGTGGACGAAAACCAGTGTTTGCTGTGTGCTTGTGACTGATTGTAACTGACTGCTGGACTACTGTTGCACTTTGCTGTCATTGTATCTATAGATTCTCTCGGTATTTTAGCAtcctatattattatcattactactacctttttttttatatcataattattattcatttatttatgtaagcttatctattatttattcaccttttttttccctcaaggcctgactaagcgcgttgggttacgctgctggtcagacatctggttggcagatgtggtgtagcgtatatggatttgtccgaacgcagtgacgcctccttgagccactgaaactgaaactgaaactagcatcctaaattcaggaatTTCTTTTactggcaatttttgtgcatgtatgaaacgatattaccattagtagatgttgcaacccattttcagtggatttcgacttgTTTCGTgcgttattttactcaattttgattcagattcagtcactaaactgacATGCAACCATCTTGTTTTTTTACTGACGTTTTCGGTCCCACAGACCATGAAGATGTAACCAAtatgtgcaataatttaggacgctaaaatagtaCGATACTACTACACTGAAGGTCTGTAATGCACGACAATCGTCAAACGTTCTGCGTtgtagttgttttattttattttgctttgtctTGCTATTAAAAGCTCTTACATATACGGGATAGTCGTTCAATTGTGTTGTGCAATAAAGAAGAAGTTCAGTCTTATTGTTTGGTTGAACGTCAGTTTACTCTGTAAATTGTAAGTTGCAAAAATTGATGAATTCACCAGCCGCCgtgtcattatgacaggaagcgtagagtacagccttgtcacgcagtcccaaaccaaaatggacctccatagcaacatcgtcatcatcatcttcatcctcctcctccttcatcgtcatcaatagaaacaaaatagtctcagagtctgtggcctttcatgccctgctctcatggtgacctcagtttcgatacccctccacttccgtgcttggggtgagtcctgtcaatgtcgtcagtgtcggcagattcatggagggctgttgtttgagggacgtggtggcggtctccactcttggagggacgctcactcagtctggctccgcgactaagccattattgtcgttagtaggggggcttagtaggtggtgtcctaagtacgttaaaacagaacaggcaccactgaacaccaccgaagtgactcagcagcagtgcagggtctcctctggtgtgtggcctcctggcgacctaacatcgatggttccctgtggactgccgacgctggaactacgacggacaaacccgggtgtggccgcagtgtatgggggaatctaaatgagcggcgtgggagttatgccactgaaacggggcagcaaaaaaaaaaaaaaaaaaaaaaaaaaaaaaaagatgaattcaATCACAAGGACTTTATTTGTGACTGACTCGATTGTGCGCAGGCACACCACATCGTAAACTGAAAAATGATGGATCAGCTGCACAcagtgatattgttgttgattcGCTGTGATCATGAGGGACGAAACTGTTGTCACGCATGAAGCATGcggcagtgttctctctctctgtgaaggaaTTCAaatagtcaccacacacacacacacacacacacacacacacacatttctctctccctctctctgtgtctttctctctgtctgcactgtctgtctccctccggctttctctctctctctttccccgtgtgtgtgtgtgtgtgtgtgtgtgtgtgtgtgtctagtataCTATCTTCAACCTGAACGACATCAACTGACTCATGACAACAGATAATGGATGCTGTGCATTTGTTTCCGAAGGGCACACGCAAATCCCAATGCCCCTATTGGCCTGTTGGGCTCACTTATCAGATGCCGAGCAGTCGAAGCAGACAGGCAAATCCGGAACCCAAGTTAAAGATACTGAAGCCGACAGAGCCAAAGTGAGAGATAAAACAAATAGGTATAAAAGAATGATGAGATTGCTTGACATGGCTCCTTCCACTCAACAAACGAAGACTTTCACAAAACCAAGACCCAGCCACTGAAACACTGAACAAACTGACCTTATATatgttgttaaactcaactcagTCTTGTCTCCGCGGATACACAATCAGCCAATCAGCCGTACAGTGTTCGCGAGCGCGTCTGGGTTCGGAGTCagtcgaatcccgctctcgccctctctaacacgtttgactggaaaatcaaacggagctcctaaccattcggatgagacgataaaccaaggtcctagcTGTGTGCAGCACTGActgacgcacttggcgcattcaaaatgaacccatggcaacaagagtgttgtcctctggcaacaagTTCtgcagaggaaatccactctgatatgtacacaaataaaagtgcatgcactcaaggcctgactaagcgcgttaggttacactgctggtcaggcatctgctcaagtTAGTAGACTGTAGTGTagcataaatggatttgtccgaacgcagtaacgcctccttgggaAGCTGAAACTAAAACTTGTCTCAGTGTAGAAGGAAGACTGAGTCAGATACTCAGTCACTCTCCACAGACAGCCATGCAAGACCAAACAACGTAAGTGCATGCATATGGCTTTGCCAATAATTCGATAAAATCAGTAACTCTACGTCCTATACTCGGTGATATCAACAAAACGTTTGCATTGAATTGTACTGAGCCTATTCTCTATCGCTATTCattgtgtcccagtgtgtgtgtgtgtgtgtgtgtgtgtgtgtgtgtgtgtgtgtgacggactgagtgagagagcggagagagagagagagagagagagagagagagagagagagagagagagagagagagagagcatagataTAACAAATATCATGCGCATTCATTCAGTTAGACAGAAATTAACTCAACTTGGCACGACATTGCCCAACTGAGCCTGTGCGCTCTCCATGCAGCGAGGCTGTTACATAAGAGACTGGCATGGGGCGGGTCATACAGTGTGAGtctgagcgagcgagcgagctagagagactagagagagagaaagagagagagagagagttttaatttTAATAGATTTTCTTTTCTGATGTTAATAGAGCCAGTCAAGACAACtgatgctttttttcccccatccagcCCTCGGAGGGGTAACTTGTGacagtaaaaataaaacaaagggggaaatcacacacacacacacacacacacacaaacacacacatgcacgctcacacaccgGCACTGCgtactacactgacacacacacacacacacacgtacataggctaaacacacacacacacgcgcacgcgcgcgtatattGAATATCTGTTCCCCGGCTGTTTTTGTGCCGAGACCAGCATACACTCATTATTATAGGCCTActgcctttatttatttatttatttatttattttttatagatgTGGTTATCAAGTTATCGGCTGAAGACGAGAATATAATAATCAGGTATATCTAACACTTGCAAATACTCTCTGGTCTTAAATGACATTTAGTGAACAGACGGAAAATAAggaaacgaacgcacacacgatTTGTAAACTGATTCGTttacaacatcacacacatacacagcgcgATCGCGTTTACTGGCGAACGATGTTGGTCAGTTGAAGAAAGCACGCACAAGCGCGTGCACAGGCGCACGTTCACACACTCCGAACTTTACAACCCCCACGCCCACATAAAATACATTTCTCACACA from Babylonia areolata isolate BAREFJ2019XMU chromosome 11, ASM4173473v1, whole genome shotgun sequence includes the following:
- the LOC143287240 gene encoding uncharacterized protein LOC143287240, with the protein product MAQQYCRPYGGHLVTVKDNPTQLFLQNSLKFRFGVRGAVWIGLRNTGSGGQYVLSNGALPDYTHWAGGEPRSELEAGNGCALMDLASQGRWTTVACHTPFFHDVTRPFVCEFPLVPEPTTPTTTTTTTPTTTTTPTTTTTTPTTTTTTPTTTTTTPTTTTPTTTTTTPTTTTTPTTTTTTPTTTTTTSTTTTTTPTTTTTTPTTTTTTPTTTTTTTTTTTPPTTTTTPTTTTTTTTAAPTTTTTEETAEGGRKPVFAVCL